In Candidatus Polarisedimenticolaceae bacterium, a genomic segment contains:
- a CDS encoding glycerol-3-phosphate acyltransferase — MIDGVLAAIAGYALGSIPTGVWIARSRVAADPRRHGSGATGATNVARVAGTGAGILAFALDAAKGAVAAAVGGPLAAVGAVAGNVASPWLGFRGGKGVATGAGALAVLAPAALAGAAGVFAATAVALRWVSVASLAAAISFPVWALLLRSPRPVVMCGAVCAVAVVIRHRENLERLRSGREPRWGRPWGGPKK; from the coding sequence GTGATCGACGGCGTCCTCGCCGCGATCGCCGGCTACGCCCTCGGATCGATTCCGACCGGCGTCTGGATCGCGAGGAGCCGCGTCGCCGCCGACCCACGACGCCACGGGAGCGGTGCGACCGGCGCGACCAACGTCGCCCGCGTCGCGGGGACGGGCGCCGGGATCCTGGCGTTCGCCCTCGACGCCGCCAAGGGAGCCGTGGCGGCCGCGGTCGGCGGCCCGCTCGCGGCCGTCGGCGCCGTCGCCGGGAACGTCGCCTCGCCCTGGCTGGGGTTTCGCGGCGGCAAGGGGGTCGCCACCGGCGCCGGCGCGCTCGCGGTCCTCGCCCCCGCGGCGCTGGCGGGGGCCGCGGGCGTCTTCGCAGCCACGGCGGTGGCGCTCCGATGGGTTTCGGTCGCCTCGCTGGCCGCCGCGATCTCGTTTCCCGTCTGGGCTTTGCTGCTACGATCCCCACGCCCGGTCGTGATGTGCGGCGCGGTCTGCGCCGTGGCCGTCGTCATACGGCACCGCGAGAACCTCGAGCGGCTTCGTTCCGGCCGGGAGCCTCGATGGGGACGCCCCTGGGGAGGTCCGAAGAAGTGA
- the thpR gene encoding RNA 2',3'-cyclic phosphodiesterase, whose translation MRLFLALDLPHDVREAIGRARRELEPRLPGWRFTRAEGVHVTVRFLGEVEDARLAELGPRWERAALAATGPISLEVAGLGCFPSPRRPRVLWVGVAEDPDRGRLRALAAAVEREARAAGFAPEERGFRPHATLARAAGAGASGPPEREWFFGRAWIESLTLFRSDLGPGGARYTALATFPLGGAAA comes from the coding sequence ATGCGGCTTTTCCTCGCGCTCGACCTGCCGCACGACGTCCGGGAGGCGATCGGCAGGGCGCGGCGCGAGCTGGAGCCGCGCCTTCCGGGGTGGCGCTTCACGCGTGCCGAGGGGGTGCACGTGACCGTGCGATTCCTCGGCGAGGTCGAGGACGCGCGCCTGGCCGAGCTCGGGCCGCGCTGGGAGAGGGCGGCGCTCGCGGCGACCGGCCCGATCTCCCTCGAGGTCGCCGGGCTCGGGTGTTTTCCCTCCCCGCGGCGCCCCCGCGTGTTGTGGGTGGGAGTGGCGGAAGATCCCGACCGCGGGCGCCTGCGCGCCCTCGCGGCGGCGGTCGAGCGCGAGGCGAGGGCCGCGGGGTTCGCGCCGGAAGAGCGGGGTTTCCGCCCGCACGCCACGCTCGCGCGGGCCGCCGGCGCCGGCGCGTCCGGCCCTCCCGAACGCGAGTGGTTCTTCGGTCGCGCGTGGATCGAGTCGCTGACGCTGTTCCGGAGCGACCTCGGCCCCGGCGGCGCGCGGTACACGGCGCTCGCGACCTTCCCGCTCGGCGGGGCGGCCGCGTGA
- a CDS encoding competence/damage-inducible protein A, producing the protein MKAAIVAVGTELLGPGRPDTNAVWLAERLERLGAEVRIRVLVADDEGAIAAALVALASECDVVVATGGLGPTEDDRTREALARAAGVPLERDDARLAALRAAYASRGRTLGPEQERQADRPRGARFIDNPVGSAPGLFVSVGAALVAALPGVPAEMTAMFEGSVAREVASRGAGTIVRRVLRVGGRTESSVDVQLRDLYGADGVEVTILAASGAIDLILRARGPDASAARARLAPVEAEMRRRLGADLFGEDDATLASVVGGTLAGLGRTVATAESCTGGLLGAELTTVPGSSAWYRGGVVAYANEVKVGMVGVDATVLDEHGAVSEAVARAMAAGIRERLGADYGVAVTGVAGPSGGTPEKPVGLVHHAVADAGGGAHVVLRWPGDRALIRRRSVLAALDLLRRRMREA; encoded by the coding sequence GTGAAGGCGGCGATCGTCGCGGTCGGAACGGAACTCCTGGGGCCGGGACGTCCCGACACGAACGCCGTCTGGCTCGCCGAGCGGCTCGAGCGCCTGGGGGCGGAGGTCCGCATCCGCGTGCTCGTCGCCGACGACGAGGGGGCGATCGCGGCGGCGCTCGTCGCGCTCGCCTCGGAGTGCGACGTCGTCGTCGCCACCGGCGGCCTCGGACCCACCGAGGACGACCGCACGCGCGAGGCGCTCGCGCGGGCCGCCGGCGTCCCGCTCGAGCGGGACGACGCACGCCTCGCCGCGCTCCGCGCGGCGTACGCGTCGCGCGGGCGGACCTTGGGCCCGGAGCAGGAGCGGCAGGCCGACCGGCCGCGCGGCGCGAGGTTCATCGACAATCCGGTGGGGTCGGCTCCCGGCCTGTTCGTCTCCGTCGGAGCGGCGCTCGTCGCCGCCCTGCCGGGAGTCCCCGCGGAGATGACGGCGATGTTCGAGGGGAGCGTGGCCCGGGAGGTCGCCTCGCGCGGCGCGGGAACGATCGTCCGTCGCGTCCTTCGGGTCGGCGGCCGCACCGAATCGAGCGTGGACGTGCAGCTGCGGGATCTCTACGGCGCGGACGGGGTCGAGGTGACGATTCTCGCGGCATCCGGCGCGATCGACCTGATCTTGCGGGCCCGAGGCCCCGACGCGTCGGCCGCCCGGGCGCGGCTCGCCCCGGTCGAGGCGGAGATGCGCAGGCGGCTGGGCGCGGACCTGTTCGGCGAGGACGACGCGACGCTGGCGTCGGTGGTGGGTGGGACGCTGGCGGGGCTGGGCCGGACCGTGGCGACGGCGGAGTCGTGCACCGGCGGCCTTCTCGGCGCCGAGCTCACGACGGTGCCCGGATCGTCGGCGTGGTACCGGGGCGGCGTCGTCGCGTACGCGAACGAGGTGAAGGTCGGGATGGTGGGCGTGGACGCAACCGTGCTCGACGAGCACGGGGCGGTGAGCGAGGCGGTCGCGCGCGCGATGGCCGCCGGGATCCGCGAGCGCCTCGGCGCCGACTACGGCGTCGCCGTCACCGGCGTCGCGGGCCCGTCCGGGGGAACCCCGGAAAAGCCGGTCGGACTCGTGCACCATGCCGTCGCCGACGCCGGGGGCGGCGCCCACGTCGTGCTGCGCTGGCCCGGGGACCGCGCCCTGATCCGGCGTCGCTCGGTCCTCGCCGCCCTCGACCTCCTGCGCCGGCGGATGCGGGAGGCGTGA
- a CDS encoding DUF502 domain-containing protein, whose protein sequence is MIGDAWAHVRHNLLRGILVLLPAIITLWLLRLLFGLISDNVTPTVVAVLRAAGVQGLDGWYLRVAVPLIGIVLTFLLVYLFGLIAANLVGKRLLEMAEQAILRIPLVKSIYGGSRQLLDAFNVGGAGGFSRVVVAEYPRLGVWTVGFVTNETPTSLAGCGVDAEREMIFVFFPTTPNPTSGWLALIPGSSVHDLGITVEEGIKLIVSGGIVAPPNLAARVGVRVPGKP, encoded by the coding sequence GTGATCGGTGACGCTTGGGCGCACGTGCGCCACAACCTCCTTCGCGGGATCCTCGTCCTGCTCCCCGCGATCATCACGCTGTGGCTGCTGCGCCTGCTCTTCGGCCTCATCAGCGACAACGTCACCCCCACGGTCGTCGCGGTGCTCCGCGCGGCCGGCGTCCAGGGGCTGGACGGCTGGTATCTGCGCGTGGCGGTGCCCCTGATCGGCATCGTCCTCACCTTCCTGCTCGTCTACCTGTTCGGCTTGATCGCCGCGAACCTGGTCGGGAAGCGGCTGCTCGAGATGGCCGAGCAGGCGATCCTGCGGATCCCGCTCGTGAAGAGCATCTACGGGGGAAGCCGGCAGCTCCTCGACGCCTTCAACGTCGGCGGCGCCGGCGGCTTCTCCCGCGTCGTGGTGGCGGAGTACCCGCGGCTGGGGGTGTGGACCGTGGGGTTCGTCACCAACGAGACGCCCACGTCGCTGGCGGGATGCGGCGTGGACGCGGAGCGGGAGATGATCTTCGTCTTCTTCCCGACGACGCCCAACCCGACGTCGGGCTGGCTCGCGCTGATCCCCGGGTCGTCCGTCCACGACCTCGGCATCACGGTCGAGGAGGGGATCAAGCTGATCGTCTCGGGCGGGATCGTGGCGCCGCCGAATCTCGCCGCGCGCGTCGGGGTACGCGTTCCCGGGAAGCCGTGA
- a CDS encoding helix-turn-helix domain-containing protein, with the protein MGQIRTGSWETQRGDEPRPSPRLGEYLRRLREGYGYTLRKVEEKTAALGEPIDNSQLSRFEKGKALPSFEKLRALARIFNVSVQQFSDVLDLEEYEPLKPVDAGYEEALRIGEERFARGEHGGAFAAFERAVELAVGESESATVESAERVAEARWRLAAALKSLGKLAMTERELREVLKVRERIPRRARIRTLLQLSFVYRELDDLYLAELLARESLALATEEEDRAAQASVLNTLGNLHEPSSPDRALAYYERSHALFEELGAAQEEPRLVVRTNLGGCLVKTHRFEEGIAALEQAHRRAREMGFRRVASLSLTRQAEAWLTRGRHDRASRLLDDSDALASMPAGPYHDILFLNAFHRWTAARETQHPTREKIAFGRLRHLRARIERRFPEVDAFDRHVERSRRESR; encoded by the coding sequence ATGGGGCAGATCCGAACCGGGAGTTGGGAGACGCAACGCGGCGACGAACCGAGACCCTCACCCAGGCTCGGCGAGTACCTGCGCCGGCTGCGAGAAGGGTACGGCTACACGCTCCGCAAGGTGGAGGAGAAAACCGCCGCGCTCGGGGAGCCGATCGACAACTCCCAGTTGAGCCGGTTCGAGAAGGGGAAGGCGCTCCCGTCCTTCGAGAAGCTCCGGGCGCTCGCACGGATCTTCAACGTTTCCGTCCAGCAGTTCAGCGACGTCCTGGACCTCGAGGAATACGAGCCGCTCAAGCCGGTGGACGCCGGGTACGAGGAAGCGCTCCGGATCGGGGAGGAGCGGTTCGCCCGCGGGGAACACGGCGGCGCGTTCGCCGCCTTCGAGCGGGCCGTGGAGCTCGCCGTCGGGGAATCCGAGTCCGCCACCGTCGAGTCGGCCGAACGGGTCGCGGAGGCCCGCTGGCGCCTGGCGGCCGCCCTGAAATCGCTCGGCAAGCTCGCGATGACCGAGCGGGAGCTGCGCGAGGTCCTCAAGGTGCGCGAGCGCATCCCGCGCCGCGCCCGGATCCGCACGTTGCTCCAGCTCTCGTTCGTCTACCGCGAGCTCGACGACCTCTACCTCGCGGAGCTTCTGGCCCGCGAGAGTCTCGCCCTGGCGACGGAGGAGGAGGACCGTGCCGCGCAGGCCTCCGTCCTCAACACGCTCGGCAACCTGCACGAGCCCTCGAGCCCCGATCGCGCGCTGGCGTACTACGAGCGATCGCACGCGCTCTTCGAGGAGCTCGGAGCGGCGCAGGAGGAACCGCGCCTGGTCGTGAGGACCAACCTCGGCGGCTGCCTCGTGAAGACGCACCGGTTCGAGGAGGGGATCGCGGCCCTCGAGCAGGCCCATCGGCGCGCCCGGGAGATGGGGTTCCGTCGCGTGGCGTCCCTCTCGCTGACCCGGCAGGCGGAGGCCTGGCTCACGCGAGGCCGGCACGACCGCGCCTCGCGCCTGCTCGACGACTCCGATGCCCTGGCTTCGATGCCGGCGGGGCCGTACCACGACATCCTGTTCCTGAACGCGTTCCACCGGTGGACGGCGGCGCGAGAAACGCAACACCCCACCCGCGAGAAGATCGCGTTCGGCCGCCTGCGCCACCTGCGCGCGCGGATCGAGCGGCGCTTCCCCGAGGTGGACGCCTTCGATCGACACGTGGAGCGCTCCCGGAGGGAGTCACGATGA
- a CDS encoding AraC family transcriptional regulator, which translates to MSRLKLVRGVPMPPLYDRIGYETALEALAFRRLADFDVDGARAAFGRLVDQLDLAPGRARGREVVLLLHDVLQRIHRRLHRPPDADPQYQVTRVAMIEQFAALEDPEEARRAFLPTVHRLLAPLRTRPAAAHPLVERAQAYIEDHYQGRVGLSAVARQLHVSANYLSRLFRKEAGMTLTAYVHRVRLEHARMLLAAGDHTISEIAYLVGYQTYRDFYRNFVKYERSSPRQARRRLADPQPAPLAAAAIPAEEEAQ; encoded by the coding sequence TTGTCGCGGCTCAAGCTCGTCCGGGGGGTGCCCATGCCCCCGCTCTACGACCGGATCGGGTACGAGACCGCGCTCGAGGCGCTGGCGTTCCGCCGCCTGGCCGACTTCGACGTGGACGGGGCGCGGGCGGCCTTCGGCCGCCTCGTCGACCAGCTCGACCTGGCGCCCGGGAGGGCCAGGGGGCGCGAGGTGGTCCTGCTCCTGCACGACGTCCTTCAGCGCATCCATCGGCGGCTCCACCGTCCCCCCGATGCCGACCCCCAGTACCAGGTGACCCGCGTCGCGATGATCGAGCAGTTCGCGGCCCTCGAAGACCCGGAGGAGGCGCGGCGTGCCTTCCTCCCCACCGTGCACCGCCTGCTCGCCCCGTTGCGCACCCGACCCGCCGCCGCGCATCCCCTCGTCGAAAGGGCGCAGGCCTACATCGAGGACCACTACCAGGGGCGCGTCGGGCTCTCCGCCGTCGCCCGGCAGCTGCACGTCTCGGCGAACTACCTCTCCAGGCTCTTCCGCAAGGAGGCCGGGATGACGCTCACGGCGTACGTGCACCGCGTCCGCCTCGAGCACGCCCGGATGCTCCTCGCCGCCGGCGACCATACGATCTCGGAGATCGCCTACCTCGTCGGCTACCAGACCTACCGGGACTTCTACCGGAACTTCGTGAAGTACGAACGTTCCTCCCCGCGCCAGGCGCGGCGGCGGCTCGCCGATCCGCAGCCCGCTCCCCTGGCGGCGGCCGCCATCCCCGCCGAAGAGGAAGCCCAATGA
- a CDS encoding HEAT repeat domain-containing protein, translated as MTPNRALPAVLLLAFALPVLAEDPGTEVPASVRVAEIVKLRGKGPAAAEPLRAALADPREAVRSAAVQTIANELGAAAVPDLLARLDDTEESVAVNAALALVTIPGDDAAAATRAALTNARDRVRSQTAAALGDRRDARFVAEIGALTGDSIAAVRGTAVSALRAIGTKETFPFLMQATADASAQTAADAVDALGVLRDPRAAERVARLAASESPLVRAAVARTLPVLGGVGSHGPVVMGLIGDADETVRMSLLQSLRDHPAADQLPILAKAASDASPAVRRMLVAAARQNPAPAALDLVAARLKDADVKVRATAALALGAAGDKARLSAVRSVAKDPDASVRAACAESLGELRAAEGLGTLESLAKDADPTVRSRAVSAAGRVGGEQAFAIVDLGLKDKEALVRLEAVRALGTLGGAPARQRLVAVAKKEQMPIRLAAIQTLGALKDKEALSALRELQKDPAEAVRSAARRAIEAIGA; from the coding sequence ATGACGCCCAACCGCGCCCTCCCCGCGGTGCTCCTGCTCGCCTTCGCGCTCCCCGTCCTGGCCGAGGATCCCGGCACGGAAGTGCCCGCGTCCGTGCGCGTCGCGGAGATCGTGAAGCTGCGGGGCAAGGGGCCCGCCGCCGCCGAGCCGCTCCGCGCCGCGCTCGCCGATCCGCGCGAGGCGGTCCGGTCCGCCGCGGTCCAGACGATCGCGAACGAGCTCGGCGCCGCCGCCGTCCCCGACCTCCTCGCCAGGCTCGACGACACCGAGGAGTCGGTGGCCGTCAACGCGGCGCTGGCGCTCGTGACGATTCCCGGCGACGACGCCGCCGCCGCGACGCGCGCGGCGTTGACGAACGCGCGGGATCGCGTGCGCTCGCAGACCGCCGCGGCGCTGGGGGACCGGAGGGACGCGCGATTCGTCGCCGAGATCGGCGCGCTCACGGGCGATTCGATCGCCGCCGTGCGCGGGACCGCCGTCTCCGCGCTCCGCGCGATCGGGACGAAGGAGACGTTCCCGTTCCTGATGCAGGCGACCGCCGACGCCAGCGCGCAGACCGCCGCGGACGCCGTCGACGCGCTCGGCGTCCTCCGGGACCCGCGCGCCGCCGAACGGGTGGCTCGCCTGGCCGCGTCCGAATCGCCCCTCGTCCGCGCCGCGGTCGCGAGGACCCTCCCCGTGCTCGGCGGCGTCGGCTCCCACGGGCCGGTCGTGATGGGGCTGATCGGGGACGCGGACGAGACGGTCCGGATGTCGTTGCTTCAGAGCCTGCGCGACCATCCCGCCGCCGACCAGCTCCCGATCCTCGCCAAGGCGGCTTCCGACGCGTCCCCCGCGGTGCGACGCATGCTCGTCGCCGCGGCGCGCCAGAACCCCGCTCCCGCAGCGCTCGATCTGGTCGCGGCCCGGTTGAAGGACGCCGACGTGAAGGTCCGCGCGACCGCCGCCCTCGCCCTCGGGGCGGCCGGGGACAAGGCTCGGTTGAGCGCGGTCCGGTCGGTCGCGAAGGACCCCGACGCCTCCGTGCGGGCGGCGTGCGCCGAGTCGCTCGGCGAGCTGCGCGCCGCCGAGGGGCTCGGAACGCTCGAGTCCCTCGCGAAGGACGCCGACCCGACGGTGCGCTCGCGCGCGGTGAGCGCGGCGGGACGCGTCGGCGGGGAACAGGCGTTCGCCATCGTCGACCTCGGCCTGAAGGACAAGGAGGCGCTCGTGCGGCTCGAGGCCGTGCGCGCGCTCGGCACGCTGGGAGGTGCGCCGGCGCGCCAGCGCCTCGTCGCCGTCGCGAAGAAAGAGCAGATGCCGATCCGGCTCGCCGCGATCCAGACCCTGGGCGCCCTCAAGGACAAGGAAGCCCTTTCCGCCCTGCGCGAGCTCCAGAAGGACCCCGCGGAGGCGGTCCGCAGCGCCGCGCGGCGGGCGATCGAGGCGATCGGGGCGTAG